From the genome of Blautia hydrogenotrophica DSM 10507:
TCGGGTTCCCGGATTTTTTCATTTTACGGGTAAGTGGGAACTGGTCTACTGTGAAAAACGGCGGAGAGTTGAGTGGATAGGATAGATATTGAGTATGTTGTGGAGACAGGATGGATAAAAGAGGTGCCGAGTTGACAGGATTGTTAAATCAGATAAAACTTGCAATTCTTTTTATATTCGATTAATATGCGACTACCTTGAAGATGCGTATGAAAAGTGCCGTTGACTTTTCCCTTGGGGCAAAGTTTATACTGGTACTGGAAAGGAGGCCTATTATATGTTGACGATTGGAGAATTTTCGAGTATATGCCGAGTATCCACAAAAACACTTCGGTATTATGCAGAAATAGGATTGATACTTCCAGAAGAAATCAATCCAGAAAATGGGTATCGTTATTATTCTATTAATCAGTTGGAGACGATGCTGTTTATTAATCGGCTGAAAGCGTATCATTTTTCGTTGGAAGAGATTAAGGCAATTCTTGAGTCAGAGGAGGCAATAGATGACAAACTATATGCGGCTCTTAGTAAAAAGAAAAAAGAGATTTCAATGCAAATGATGATGTATAAAAATATGTTGGAGCAGATAGATGCTGATATGTCTGCCATAAGAAAGGGCAAGTCGATTATGTCATATATGGAAGATATTGGTATAGAACTGGTGGAGGTGCCAAAGATGTATCTTCTGTCCATACAAAAGATGATTCAGGAACAGGATTTTCCTGATGAGTATGGGTATTGCTTTGAAAAGCTGTTTAAGAAAATGAAGGAAAAGAACCTGACAGCATCCGCTCCACCAATGGTTTTATTCCATAGTGATGAATATAGTCCATTTGGACTGGATACAGAATTTGCTGTTCCAATCAACGAGTATGCAACGGGAACAAGGGATTTTTATCCTGGACTTTGTTTGAAAACTGTTGTTCATGGTTCCTACTCTCAGCTATCTTCTGTTTATGCGAAGCAAATTGAATGGGCAGAAAATGAAGGGTACGAAAATTGCAATGCACTTTATGAAGTTTATGTAACAAGTCCTTCGGAGGTTTTGCAGGAGAGCGATTTCATTACAGAGGTCTATTATCCAGTAAAAAAGATATTAAAAAAATAAAACAGAAAAAATGCGTCTACAAATAGGTTAAAGTAAAGGAGATATCATGGATCAGAAAAGAATTAGAAAACTCGAACAAAAAATCAGCACTGATTATGGGAATACCACAGGCGTGGCGGTATTAAAAGAAGGAAAATTGGTATATGAAAAATATTTCAAGGGATGTACAAGAGAAAGCCAGGTTCATGTTTATTCTGTAACAAAAAGTATTATTTCAATACTGATTGGGATTGCAGTAGATAGAGGATATATCCAAAGTATTGATCAGAAAGTGCTGGATTTTTTCCCTGAATACATAGTAAGAAAGAGAGAAAACACCATCCAAAATATCACAGTCAAGGATATGCTGACAATGACAGCACCTTATAAGTATCGTTTTTTTTGCTCCATATGTGAAATATTTTACTAGTGAGGATTGGGTGAAATTTTCTTTAGACCTGCTAGGGGGCCGGGGGGAAGATCGGAACATTCCGATATGCACCTCTGATTGGTCCGGATATTTTTTCAGAAATATTAGTAAAAGCAACAGGGCAGTCGGTATTTGAGTTTGCAGATGAAAATTTATTTTCTCCATTAGAAATTCATGTAGAAGGAGATTTGATGTTTAAAAGCAAGGAGGAACAACTGGCATTTAATGAATCTATAAATACCAGCGGATGGGTACGGGACTCATTAGGGATTCATACAGCGGGTTGGGGACTTACACTTTCCCCTATGGATATGGTAAAAATTGGTCAGTTATATTTGAATAAAGGCCTATGGAACGGAAAACGAATTGTATCAGAAAAGTGGGTGGAAGAAAGTACGAGAGAGCATAGCCGATGGAAGAAACATGATTTATCGTACGGATATTTATGGTGGATAAATGAAGATGGTTATGCAGCGATGGGGGATGGAGGAAATATAATTTATGTGAATACAAAAGATAAAATAGTTGTGTCATCTTCTGCGCTTTTTGTGCCAAAGGTAAGGGATAGGATAGATTTAATCAAAACATATATTGAACCAATATTTAGATAGACTGAGAATAAACTTGCTATTCAGGGCATTCTACGGTAAACTAAAAAACCCTACATTATAACACCAGACTTATAAAATATGACATAATGAGGGATGGAGGTGCGTTGAATGAATACATATAAGACAATAGACATAGCAAGGATAATCGGCATACATGTAAATACAGTACGCTTATATGAAAAATTCGGTTTAATTCCAAAACCAGAACGGTTAGGGAATGGTTATCGGGTATTTACTGATCTGCATATCGAACAATTTAGATTAGCGCGGGCGGCTCTCCAGGTGGAAGTTCTTCAAAATGGACTTCGTAAACAGGCGGTTGACATTATTAAGGTTTCTGCTTTGGGGAATTATGAGAAAGCTATGGAATTGACCAGGCGATACATTGCTCAGATAGACATCGAAAAAGCCAATGCAGAAGAAGCGATACGGATTACCCATAGTATTTTATCGGGTATGAGTGAAAGCAATGTTGGAGTGCAGAGGACATATAGAAGAAAGGAAGCAGCAGATATATTAGGGGTAACGATCGATACATTAAGAAATTGGGAGTTGAATGGTCTGTTTACCATCAAGCGAACTGAAAACAGATACCGAGTGTACACAGAAGAAGATATGCTTCGCTTGAAAATTATACGCTCTCTTCGTTGTGCAAACTATTCTCTCTCTGCTATTTTGAGAATGCTTCAGGCCTTATCGGATGATCCGCAAACTAATATCCAAATAGCTATTAATACGCCAAAGGATGATGATGATATAATAAGGGCTTGCGATAAGCTATTGACTTCATTGAATGAGGCAAAAAACAATGCTTTTTATGTAACTTGTCAGATTGAGAAGATGAAAAAAATATCAGAATAAAAACCCTACAGTTACCCACCATAGTTGGATTGGATGCTAATCTTTATTTCAGAATAAAAATAAGGAGGCATACGAAATGGAAAAAACAATCCAAATTTCCGGGCTGAGCAAATCTTATGACGGAAAGAAAGTGATTGAGAATCTCAGCTTCTCAGTTGCTGCGGGTGAAGTGTACGGTCTGCTTGGAGCAAATGGCGTAGGCAAGAGTACTACAATAGAATGTATCCTTGGGACAAAGAAAGCGGATTCGGGAACGGTTCGCATTTTGGGGCTAGACCCGTGGACGGAGCGAAAGCAACTTTTTAAGCAGGTTGGGGTACAGTTCCAGGAAGCAAATTATCCAGACAAGATCAAGGTAAAAGAATTGTGTGAGGAAACGACCTGCCTTTATAGGTATCCACTGGCATATAAAGAGCTGCTGCACAAATTTGGTCTGGCAGATAAGGAAAACGCTTTTGTAAACGAGTTATCTGGAGGTCAGAAGCAAAGATTATTTATTGTGTTGTCTCTTATCCCTAATCCTAGGGTGGTCTTTTTGGATGAGCTTACCACAGGGCTTGATACAAAAGCGAGAAGAGGTGTTTGGAAAAGCCTGCAGGAGTTAAAGAAACATGGCCTGACAATATTTCTGTCTTCTCATTTCATGGACGAGGTGGAAATTCTCTGTGACCGGATTGGTATCCTGAAGGATGGCGGATTCGCCTTTGAAGGGACTGTGGAAGAAGCGGTGACATTAAGTCCCTATGAGAAATTGGAAGATGCGTATTTGTGGTTTACTGGTGAGGAGGAAGAAGACAATGAATAAATTTTTTACAATGTTGAAAACAGAACTGAAGTTATCCTTCCGGGGAATGGACATGGCTATTTTTGCTCTCTGTATGCCGGTAGTGGTTGCTGTAATTTTGGGAGTCATTTATGGAGCAAAAACAGCGGCTCCCGAAGTAAAATATACCTTTTTGGAACAGTCCTTCGGGGCATTATCGACCATTGCGATTTGTGCAGGTGGTGTGATGGGGCTTCCGCTGTTGATTTCCGATTACCGTCAGAAAAAGATATTAAAAAGATATAAAGTTACGCCTACAAGTCCGGCATTTCTGCTCGCAGTGTGGGTGACGATTTATGCAATCTACTCGTTGCTGTCCTTGTGCCTTGTTTTTGGAGTTTTGTCCATCTTTTTTGGATGCAGGTTCAACGGATCGATAGGAATTTTCTTGTTCATGTATCTTCTGGTGATGTTTTCGATGTTCAGCATCGGACTTATGGTAGGAGGTGTTGCGCCTGATACGAAAACAGCCAGTGTGGCTGCCAGCCTCCTGTATTTTCCGATGCTCATTTTTTCAGGGGCAACCTTACCTTATGAAGTGATGCCGTCTGTATTGCAGAAAATTGCAGATGTTTTGCCTTTGACACAGGGAATTAAGTTGCTGAAAGCAACTTCGTTGGGCCTACCGTTAGAATCAGTCTGGTTTCCAATTGCAATCATGGCGGTGGTCACAGTGGTCTGTGGAGGCATTGCCATCCGTTTCTTTAAATGGGAATAGATGCGGAATTTCTAGTTGACTTTGTGCCAACGATGATTTATAGTGTCACCTACTAAAGTACGGGAGTCGCTTGACTCTCGTATAATGTGAAGGTTTATAATGAAGAACGGGAGGTGTTTTTTTGTTGAAAATAGGAGAATTTTCAGTCCTGTCTCAAATCAGTATCTATATGTTGAGGCATTATGATGAGATTGGTCTGTTGATTCCAGAGCAGGTAGATGAGTTTACGGGGTACAGATATTATAGTGAAAGGCAGTTACCAATTGCGGGAAAGATACAGGCATTGAAAAGCATGGGCTTGAGTCTGAATTTGATTAAGGAGATATTGACAAAGTACTCGGACAACACAGGGTTAAAAAACTATCTTGAGCTTCAGGCCATAGAGCAGAAAGAGAAGATAGAGCATATGCGGAAAAAATTGAATCTGCTTGAAACGACGATAGCCAATTTGGATCGTGATTCGGATATTCCTTTGTTTAGTGTGGCACTCAAAAAAATCCCTGCTCATTATGTAATCAGTGTGAGAGGAATTATCGAAACACCAGACAAGGAAGCGGAGCTTTGGGAAAGATTGGCGCAGGAAAGAAAAAAACAAAAAATACAATTTACGAATCCAGCGTGGAATATTGCAGTTTTCCATGATGAGGGATTTCAGGATAGAAATTTAGATGTAGAAATTCAGCAGGCGGTCATTGGAAAATGCCGTGATTCAGATATTATGAAGTACAAAAAGGTTGAAGAAATTACTGCTGCAACACTTACATTTAAAGGAAGATATGCGTTATTGCCACAGGCAAATGAGGAAATCATACGTTGGATTGGAGATAACTGCTATAAATTGAATGGAAATCATTTTAATATATACCATATATCGCCTGAAATGGAGCAGTTAGAAGATGAGATGGTTACAGAAGTATGTTTTCCAGTTAGTCCAATTTGATGTTGCCTGCAATTGTCTTACCAGAACTTTTGCGAATATGCTCTTGACTCTCAGACTATGCGAGGGCTTATAGTGAAGGTCGCAAAGGAGGTTGGAGAATGAAACGATTGGAATTACCGCATCGAATGGCCGACTATCTATGTCCGGTGAATGGATTATGCGATGTTTACGAATGGAAAACCGGAAAGCGGATACCGGAAGAACTCATTTTTTATGCAAAGGCAGGTTTTCAGATGATTTCTCAGAAACGAGCTGATGCACCTAAAATGATTTTCTTAGGTCAGGGCAGTATTGGAAAACGGGAATATGAATTCTGGAAAGAGATTATCGGATACGAAATAATGTTTGGAGAGGGAAAATGTTTTCGAACAACCTGGAAGGAAATATGTGCATTATTGGATAGGGAGATACCAACGATACTTTTTGGCCTTGATATGTTTTACCTGCCGTATCAACAGAAATTTTATCAGAAACAGCATATACTAGGACACGTAGTCTTGATGGTTGGATATGATGATGAAAATGCGTATATCCACGACAACTCCAAAGAAGGGGTTCAGCCAGTTCCCCTTTCAAATCTTGAACAGGCATGGGCAAAGAGCTATATTGGCATCAGCAAGAAAAATACATATTTTGGGATTAACATGAAATCGCCAGAAACAGACATTTCGCAGATCGTACAAAAGGGAATGGCAACAAATGCAGAAATGTACTTACATTCAGCTTTGAGTTTTGTTGGACAAAAAGGGTTGGATAAATTTATGAAAGAGTTCCCGAAGTGGAAGAATGTGTTTGCACAGGAGGCACTTTGTAAAATATATCTCCACTTTATCGAGTATACAGGGAGTGTGTTGCCGGAATTACCGTATGAAATTAGTGGCAGTCGGTCCGGAATTATAAATCCTCACCGGGCGTCAAGAGATAAATTAGCGCAGGCGTTGCTAAAATATCAGGGTTCTTTTGGAGTGCCGGGATGGGAGGATGCCGCCTATTGTTTTGAGTGCAGTGGGGAAATTATACAGACAATTGTCGGGGGGTTCATAGAAGATGTAGGGAATATGTCCTTTGGGAATTCGGAAAAATATATTCCTTTTTTCCAGAAACTGAGAGAGCATGAGGAATGTGCTTTTCATATCATGCTGCGGGATTAAGTGGCAGATAAAATAGAAACAGCAAGTTTGCTCTTATAACTTTAGTGGCACAGCGAGGTGAGTATGTGGGAAAGCTAATTGTACTTTCGTTGGATGAATCAGAAAAAATTATATATGACAAAATAATGAAAATTGTAGGAGAATCAGACATTTGTGTGGATAAAACATTATTAAAAGAGCAGGAACCAATGCGAATCGGCGAATTATATATTCAGTCGGAACAGCATAAAGTTTTGAAACGAGATCAGGAAGTGAGACTGACAAATATTGAGTTCCGAATTCTGTATGTACTGGCTCTTCATCAAGGTAGTATTCTTTCTAAAGAACAAATTTATAACTTCGTCTGGAATGGGGAGTATCTCCGGGATGACAGCAACATCACTTCCCATATCCGCCGCCTTCGAAAGAAAATTGAAGATGACCCTAGCCGGCCTGAGTATATCCAGACTGTACGAGGGGTTGGTTATCGAATGAATATGGTAAAAAAGGAATAGGCAGTGTTCTGAAGCGTAACGTTTGGAATGCTGCCTATTCCTTTTTTAGAAACGAGTAGGGTTTGGTATGGTGTAATATCTGAGGATATATTAATAATAATTAGCAGACTGGAGGAATGGAATATGCAGAACAAAGTATGGGAACAGGTTGGATATTTTTTGAATAAGCTCCGTTGTGAAAATGTGACGAGGGACACCGCAGTTGAGGTGCCGGGATATAGAGATACACAGCAGGAATTGGAGGAGATACGTGAAACGTGTGAGGAGATAGTTCGTAGTCTTCCTGAAGATCAGTGGCAAACGTTGTTGGAGTGGATGGCAAAGCTGGAAGATATGAATTCTATGGAGGGGCAGAAGGCATACTGCCAAGGATATGTAGACTGCATCCTTCTATTAAGCGGTCTGGGACTTTTCCGGCAGGAGATATCTCCAGAGGAATTGATGAAACAGATACAGTGACGAAAAGGCTCATTTTTGCAGGAGGATTCCGGTGCAGGGATGAGCCTTTAAAATTACAGGAAAAACGTGATGTAAACACCGCCTGAATACAGCCTTTATCTGTTACTCTGAATCTGAAGGCATTTCACTCTCGGACAGCAACGCTTCTGTGGTGGCAAGGATGACACGGAGTTGCCCTTCATCACAGCGAGTAAGTAGACGCTCAATCTGCTGATATGTAGTATTGGTCAGATTCTCGTTTGGATAGATAACAGTATCTGCTGACAGGTTGAAGTAGCGGATTACTTTTTCGAAGACATCGTAGCTCGGATTGTTCCGGAAGCGCTCCAGGTCTTTGAGATATGGTAAAGAAATATCCAGTATTTCAGCTAATTCTGCTTGTGTGAGTTTCTTATCCATTCGTGCATTTTTCAGCACGATGCCGAACTGTCTTGGATGAATAGCCATGATATCACCTCCTGTAAGTATGTTAGTGCCATACCTTTGAAAAGTAAAAATGGAGATACAATACTTTTTGAGAATGGTACAACCATACTTACTGGAAGAATGGAGATGTTTTTAATGGATAGAGGAGTGGCTTTACGGTTAAAAAAATTCAGGCAATATCCGTAGAGAACTGCACCATCAATAGTATGGCAGAGCCATACTTCCACAAAATTATTATCTCACATAGGGAAAAGGCGTGAACGCAGTGTTGTCTGCAGGAACGCCTTTTCCCTATTTTGTATTTCAGGGAGTATGGGACATGGGAAAGGAGTGAGGAAGAAATGGGACCATAGAAATAATAGTCAGATATATGAATACATGAGATAGAGTGCCATTGGAAGAGATTGGACGGTGGAAAATACAGACTGTTATGAAAGGAACATAAGAATGATAGAAACGGATTTATTTGATTTTGCCTATGTGCCGGACTGGTACGGACAATTGGACGAGTTGTCGAAAATGGCTCTGCCGGAGCCATGGCGGTTCAAGAAGCCAATTTATAAAACGAAAAATGAGGATACCCCCATACTGGAGCGGTACATACATATTGTTTTCCGAAAGCAGAGCATTGATTTTAATTCAGAAAGGGATGCCAGGAAAGCGGCAGGTTATTTTCATGTGGAAAATGAGTGTGCCTGTTTTCATACAGGATTATACACATCCCGATACAAAGGGATTTATGCCTGCTTTGATCGAAACCATAAAAAGACTTCGATGAAAGATTGGTACTTCAGGGGATTCTGCGATGAACTGTCACCGTTTCTGAAATATGTGCAGCCATTGCCGCAGATGCCCTCCTACTATATGGCGCAGAACGGCGCAGGTTTTCAACCAGACTGGCCTATCAGGGTCAACGTGGAACACATATTGGGAGACACAGAAAATCTGGAGCGTATTCCAGCGAAAATCCGTAAAGCCAGGAATTTGCCACTTTTATTTGAAACGGCAGTGGAAATTGGCAGGAGAAAGACAGTAGTTGAGCCGGGGCTTATAGTGCCGCAAGGGTATCAGGGAAAGATGCAGTATCTTCTCCCGATATATCTGACGAATGAGAAAAAGCCAGATCTTGCTCTGACACTGACAGTTATGGAAGGATATTATTTGGGTAATACATGCCTGACACTGGAAATGGCTTATTTGAATGCCAGAGTAATATCAAGGCCGATAGCTCCCTGGCTGACAGACCTTGTAAAATAAAAGGAATCAAGATGATTCATATACTCCCTACCCCTGAATGCCGGATAGCAGCCAAGAAAGGAGTGTATGTGATATGCAAAGAAAGAAGGAGGTACAGGCCAATGGACTAGAGAAGAAAAGGAGATCCATTCTATGTCCAAAATGCGGACACAGGCTATTGGATGCATCTGTAAATACAAAAGTACAGTTGGTTACCCCGACAAAGAACTGTAATCCCGATTTCGTGATAAAGTGCAAGCATTGCAGTTCAGAAATCGGGGTAATTAAAACTGAATAGAGGAAATCTGATTCGCTCCAAATGTTTACGCAGGGAGCTGACCGAGGCGCTACGGTAATACGGCAAGTCTCATAAGGAATGTATATGGGATAGGGAAACGGATAGCTAAATCGGGACAAGGATCATTCGTTTGTTTGAGCATGATGCACGAGGGGGAGATTTCATTCCCTAGTTATCGGTTAAACCCTCACGATACCATCTGAAAGATGATGGAGACGACATTGAGCCTGGCAAGCGGCACTTTTGTGCTGCTTGTCAGGCTCTTTTTTTATTTTAGCGGCTAAGGTGCCGTCTGCCGGGCTCCGAAAGGAGAACGGCAAAATGAAAATCAATTACACGTTTGCAAACGGAGAGACCTCAGATGTAGAGGTCAATGAGGAAATCGGAAACCTGATCCTGGACTCCAGACGGGAAGAAAGCAACCAGGACCGGAAGGAGCGGTACCACTGCTATTCCCTGGATGCGGCAGTGTACGAGGGCAGGGATTACGCAGACGGCGAGACCCCGGAGTCAGCCCTGTTCCTGCAGCTGGAAAACCAGCGGATCAAAGAGGCTTTTGGACGTCTCTCGGAGGTGCAGCGGCGCAGGCTTCTGATGGCGGCTGAGGGACTGTTCCTCCGGGAGATCGCCCGCCGGGAGGGTAAGGACATCAAGACCATTCGGGAATCCATCGAAGGGGCCAGAAGAAAGTTTTTGAAATTTTTCTGAGACCTCCCCCCTCAAACCGTGCTTCAAATC
Proteins encoded in this window:
- a CDS encoding MerR family transcriptional regulator gives rise to the protein MLRHYDEIGLLIPEQVDEFTGYRYYSERQLPIAGKIQALKSMGLSLNLIKEILTKYSDNTGLKNYLELQAIEQKEKIEHMRKKLNLLETTIANLDRDSDIPLFSVALKKIPAHYVISVRGIIETPDKEAELWERLAQERKKQKIQFTNPAWNIAVFHDEGFQDRNLDVEIQQAVIGKCRDSDIMKYKKVEEITAATLTFKGRYALLPQANEEIIRWIGDNCYKLNGNHFNIYHISPEMEQLEDEMVTEVCFPVSPI
- a CDS encoding ABC transporter permease, yielding MNKFFTMLKTELKLSFRGMDMAIFALCMPVVVAVILGVIYGAKTAAPEVKYTFLEQSFGALSTIAICAGGVMGLPLLISDYRQKKILKRYKVTPTSPAFLLAVWVTIYAIYSLLSLCLVFGVLSIFFGCRFNGSIGIFLFMYLLVMFSMFSIGLMVGGVAPDTKTASVAASLLYFPMLIFSGATLPYEVMPSVLQKIADVLPLTQGIKLLKATSLGLPLESVWFPIAIMAVVTVVCGGIAIRFFKWE
- a CDS encoding MerR family transcriptional regulator, with amino-acid sequence MLTIGEFSSICRVSTKTLRYYAEIGLILPEEINPENGYRYYSINQLETMLFINRLKAYHFSLEEIKAILESEEAIDDKLYAALSKKKKEISMQMMMYKNMLEQIDADMSAIRKGKSIMSYMEDIGIELVEVPKMYLLSIQKMIQEQDFPDEYGYCFEKLFKKMKEKNLTASAPPMVLFHSDEYSPFGLDTEFAVPINEYATGTRDFYPGLCLKTVVHGSYSQLSSVYAKQIEWAENEGYENCNALYEVYVTSPSEVLQESDFITEVYYPVKKILKK
- a CDS encoding serine hydrolase — its product is MDQKRIRKLEQKISTDYGNTTGVAVLKEGKLVYEKYFKGCTRESQVHVYSVTKSIISILIGIAVDRGYIQSIDQKVLDFFPEYIVRKRENTIQNITVKDMLTMTAPYKYRFFCSICEIFY
- a CDS encoding helix-turn-helix domain-containing protein; translation: MAIHPRQFGIVLKNARMDKKLTQAELAEILDISLPYLKDLERFRNNPSYDVFEKVIRYFNLSADTVIYPNENLTNTTYQQIERLLTRCDEGQLRVILATTEALLSESEMPSDSE
- a CDS encoding ABC transporter ATP-binding protein; this encodes MEKTIQISGLSKSYDGKKVIENLSFSVAAGEVYGLLGANGVGKSTTIECILGTKKADSGTVRILGLDPWTERKQLFKQVGVQFQEANYPDKIKVKELCEETTCLYRYPLAYKELLHKFGLADKENAFVNELSGGQKQRLFIVLSLIPNPRVVFLDELTTGLDTKARRGVWKSLQELKKHGLTIFLSSHFMDEVEILCDRIGILKDGGFAFEGTVEEAVTLSPYEKLEDAYLWFTGEEEEDNE
- a CDS encoding winged helix-turn-helix domain-containing protein, producing MDKTLLKEQEPMRIGELYIQSEQHKVLKRDQEVRLTNIEFRILYVLALHQGSILSKEQIYNFVWNGEYLRDDSNITSHIRRLRKKIEDDPSRPEYIQTVRGVGYRMNMVKKE
- a CDS encoding MerR family transcriptional regulator encodes the protein MNTYKTIDIARIIGIHVNTVRLYEKFGLIPKPERLGNGYRVFTDLHIEQFRLARAALQVEVLQNGLRKQAVDIIKVSALGNYEKAMELTRRYIAQIDIEKANAEEAIRITHSILSGMSESNVGVQRTYRRKEAADILGVTIDTLRNWELNGLFTIKRTENRYRVYTEEDMLRLKIIRSLRCANYSLSAILRMLQALSDDPQTNIQIAINTPKDDDDIIRACDKLLTSLNEAKNNAFYVTCQIEKMKKISE
- a CDS encoding DUF3825 domain-containing protein, with product MIETDLFDFAYVPDWYGQLDELSKMALPEPWRFKKPIYKTKNEDTPILERYIHIVFRKQSIDFNSERDARKAAGYFHVENECACFHTGLYTSRYKGIYACFDRNHKKTSMKDWYFRGFCDELSPFLKYVQPLPQMPSYYMAQNGAGFQPDWPIRVNVEHILGDTENLERIPAKIRKARNLPLLFETAVEIGRRKTVVEPGLIVPQGYQGKMQYLLPIYLTNEKKPDLALTLTVMEGYYLGNTCLTLEMAYLNARVISRPIAPWLTDLVK
- a CDS encoding BtrH N-terminal domain-containing protein; this translates as MKRLELPHRMADYLCPVNGLCDVYEWKTGKRIPEELIFYAKAGFQMISQKRADAPKMIFLGQGSIGKREYEFWKEIIGYEIMFGEGKCFRTTWKEICALLDREIPTILFGLDMFYLPYQQKFYQKQHILGHVVLMVGYDDENAYIHDNSKEGVQPVPLSNLEQAWAKSYIGISKKNTYFGINMKSPETDISQIVQKGMATNAEMYLHSALSFVGQKGLDKFMKEFPKWKNVFAQEALCKIYLHFIEYTGSVLPELPYEISGSRSGIINPHRASRDKLAQALLKYQGSFGVPGWEDAAYCFECSGEIIQTIVGGFIEDVGNMSFGNSEKYIPFFQKLREHEECAFHIMLRD